A stretch of the Desulfuromonas acetoxidans DSM 684 genome encodes the following:
- a CDS encoding DUF3450 domain-containing protein: MNLYRLLNSTALLLCTAAAWAQPFPEQVTTPVSQTLEVRQQAQKQDDAWQAQREKMVNQLEQFNRQKAQLEQQCAQLDHQVEQRQQRIGALQQDLVESARLTDEMVPFLAQVVEQLGQQVEKDLPFLVEERRQRLGRLNASLDEGELSIGEKFRRVFEALQVESAYGRRFDVVQKNIRVNGTSTLMNELQVGRLALFAQSLDGQRSAVYDPASGEWLGLNERVNGDLRKAVEMAGKHRPVDLLTLPLGKVVAQ; encoded by the coding sequence TTGAATTTATACCGGCTTTTGAACAGTACGGCATTGTTGTTGTGCACGGCAGCCGCTTGGGCGCAACCATTTCCCGAGCAGGTGACCACTCCGGTTTCCCAAACCCTCGAGGTGCGTCAGCAGGCGCAAAAACAGGATGATGCCTGGCAGGCCCAGCGGGAAAAAATGGTGAATCAACTGGAGCAGTTCAATCGACAAAAAGCGCAGTTGGAGCAACAGTGTGCTCAGTTGGATCATCAGGTTGAGCAACGCCAACAGCGCATTGGCGCGCTGCAACAGGATCTGGTGGAATCGGCGCGCTTGACCGATGAAATGGTGCCGTTTCTTGCTCAGGTGGTCGAACAACTCGGTCAGCAGGTTGAAAAGGATCTGCCGTTTCTCGTTGAAGAGCGGCGCCAACGCCTTGGCCGATTGAACGCGTCCCTGGATGAGGGGGAGCTGTCGATTGGTGAGAAGTTCCGGCGTGTCTTTGAAGCTTTGCAGGTGGAATCTGCTTATGGCCGCCGCTTTGATGTGGTGCAGAAGAATATCCGTGTTAATGGCACGTCGACTTTGATGAATGAACTTCAGGTGGGCCGCTTGGCCCTGTTTGCTCAGTCGCTGGATGGTCAGCGCAGTGCGGTTTACGATCCGGCCAGCGGCGAATGGCTCGGTCTCAATGAACGTGTTAACGGTGATTTACGCAAGGCCGTGGAGATGGCCGGCAAACATCGTCCCGTTGATTTGCTTACTCTGCCGCTCGGCAAGGTGGTGGCACAATGA
- a CDS encoding MotA/TolQ/ExbB proton channel family protein produces MMRLNTVIVMTLIALLSCPVQAEDQRVQAQAAKEQQQQVVAQAQAEQQQAEEQARRQLQALTRDRKALTAAVDDARRNVMRLKKRHQTLEQQEKTLAQQQARLEKTQKEQRQRLQELLGFIRLAAKDADGLLHSSQLNALHPQRTAVLNRLQQQDDVPAMDDVAAMSQALLDEMRGTGEVQIVDQNIVDRQGETRSAQVLLLGDFSAAYRTDEESGFLLYSEASSRLFALSELPARRWQHQIDRYLDGETAQAPIDVGRGASLRQLMYQTDFNDQLSQGGFIVWPILLIGAVAVVLIGERSWFLRRNRFDGKVFLGRLEPLIEQGKWHDCETACQEHDDKPLPRVLRAGLPYRDLNREDLENSLQEAILGEIPRLERFLSTLAVLASIAPLLGLLGTVTGMINTFQVITFHGTGDPRLMSSGISEALVTTMLGLAVAIPIMLCHSLLSRRVEMVIGELEERAIRFVNVICKTRVTPDKPS; encoded by the coding sequence ATGATGCGGCTGAACACTGTGATAGTGATGACGTTGATCGCGTTGCTGAGTTGTCCGGTTCAGGCTGAGGACCAACGGGTGCAAGCCCAGGCGGCCAAAGAGCAACAGCAGCAGGTGGTTGCTCAGGCTCAGGCGGAACAGCAACAGGCTGAAGAGCAGGCTCGCCGCCAGTTACAGGCTCTGACCCGTGACCGAAAGGCCCTGACTGCGGCTGTCGATGATGCGCGGCGCAACGTGATGCGGTTGAAAAAGCGTCACCAGACTCTGGAGCAGCAGGAGAAAACGTTGGCGCAGCAGCAGGCCCGTCTGGAAAAGACCCAGAAGGAGCAGCGGCAGCGGCTGCAGGAACTGCTCGGTTTTATCCGTCTGGCCGCCAAAGATGCCGACGGCTTGCTGCACAGCAGTCAACTCAATGCACTCCATCCTCAACGCACGGCAGTGCTCAATCGGTTGCAGCAGCAGGACGATGTGCCGGCCATGGATGATGTGGCGGCCATGAGCCAGGCCTTGCTCGATGAGATGCGTGGCACGGGTGAGGTGCAGATTGTCGACCAGAACATTGTCGACCGTCAGGGGGAGACGCGCTCGGCCCAAGTGCTGTTGCTGGGCGATTTCAGTGCCGCCTACCGCACTGACGAAGAGAGCGGCTTTCTGCTCTACTCCGAGGCGAGTAGTCGGCTGTTTGCTCTGTCAGAACTGCCGGCGCGGCGCTGGCAACATCAGATTGACCGTTACCTGGATGGGGAAACCGCTCAGGCGCCCATCGATGTCGGGCGCGGTGCTTCTCTGCGCCAGTTGATGTATCAGACCGATTTTAATGACCAACTGAGCCAGGGTGGCTTCATCGTCTGGCCGATTTTACTGATCGGCGCCGTGGCTGTGGTATTGATTGGCGAACGTAGCTGGTTTTTGCGTCGCAACCGTTTTGATGGCAAAGTCTTTCTCGGCCGTCTTGAACCGTTGATTGAGCAGGGTAAATGGCACGATTGTGAAACCGCCTGCCAGGAGCATGACGACAAACCATTGCCGCGGGTATTGCGCGCCGGACTGCCGTATCGCGACCTGAATCGCGAAGATCTGGAGAATTCCCTGCAGGAAGCCATTCTCGGTGAGATCCCTCGCTTGGAACGGTTTCTGTCCACGCTGGCGGTGCTGGCGTCCATTGCGCCGTTGCTCGGTCTGCTCGGTACGGTCACCGGCATGATCAACACCTTTCAGGTGATTACCTTCCACGGCACCGGTGATCCGCGCCTGATGTCGAGTGGTATTTCCGAAGCTCTGGTGACCACCATGCTCGGTCTGGCCGTGGCCATCCCCATCATGCTGTGCCACAGCCTGTTGTCACGACGGGTCGAGATGGTGATTGGTGAGCTGGAGGAGCGGGCGATCCGCTTTGTCAATGTGATCTGTAAAACCCGCGTTACCCCGGATAAGCCGTCATGA